A genomic window from Maylandia zebra isolate NMK-2024a linkage group LG20, Mzebra_GT3a, whole genome shotgun sequence includes:
- the ralgapb gene encoding ral GTPase-activating protein subunit beta isoform X7 has protein sequence MYSEWRSLQLVVQSDQGHLSVLHTYPPSVGTEVANAVVKPLGTAVSPVATENILKTDKEVKWTMEVLCYGLTLPLEGDTVKLCVDVYTDWMMALVSPRDSMPQPVVKEPNMYVQTILKHLYNVFVPRPEQHSLNHIRLCQQVLTAVQKLARESVSMVRETWEVLLLFLLRINDTLLAPPTVGVGVAEKLAEKLMAVLFEVWLLACARCFPTPPYWKTAREMLANWRHHPPVVEQWSRVACALTSRLLRFTHGPSFPPFKVPDEDANLIPLEMDNDCVAQAWYRFLHMLSNPVDLSNPAVVSTTPKFQEQFLNSSGIPHEVVLHPCLKQLPQIFFRAMRGVSCLVDAFLGVSVEKKAVRERVFTFCPVPLSHGISRPRADSAPPTPVNRISMSPPPSITNTTPPHSRKQRHTVVTKTTSKSSAGSGGQPNKTSQQQQQQQQQQTSSSPTLLSSPNQSSWESRPLPAPARPKVNSILNLFGQWLFDAALVHCKLHSGLSRDPSMTASFIQILLSYKSSIATQVSLELRRKGSQMSTDSMVNNPMFDANEFPESYEAGRAEACGTLCRIFCSKKTGEEILPVYLSRFYMVLIQGLQISDFICRPVLASIILNSSSLFCTDLKGINVVVPYFIAALETIVPDRELSKFKMYVNPTDLRRASINILLAMLPLPHHFGNIKSEVLLEGKFNEEDGWPHDQPVSFLSLRLRLVNVLIGALQTETDPTNTQLILGAMLNIVQDSALLESIGAQTETGSIDGSHSTLRSQGHSRTNSGISFNSGGSTEATSPDSERPAQALLRDYALPDTAAGLLVRSIHLVTQRLNSQWRHDMSISLAALELLAGLAKVKVGVDSADRKRAVSSICGYIVFQCSRPAPLQSRDLHSMIVAAFQFLCVWLTEHPDMLDEKDCLVEVLEIVELGISGSKSRQEQEVRHKGEKEHNPASMRVKDAAEATLSCIMQVLGAFPSPSGPASTCSLLNEDTLIRYARLSATGASNFRYFVLENSVILAMLEQPLGNEQNPSPSVTVLIRGTAGRHAWTMQLFHQPRGARANQRVFVPEGRPTPNNDVGIKYNVKQRPFPEEVDKIPLVKADVSIPDLDDIVSKELEVQHDKLRNLMTKQIEYENALERHSEEIWKSTPFPDPQTDCKPPPPSQEFQTARLFLSHFGFLSLEALKEPNNSRLPPHLIALESSLPGFFDDISYLDLLPCRPFDTVFIFYVKPGQKSSHEILRNVESSASVQPHFLEFLLSLGWPVDVGRHPGWTGHLDTSWSVNYCSDSNDVQAEEAGTPEDTGGSVFNGEKKVLYYADALTEIAFVVPSLTEHSEESSVHSDSTVEADTNSELMPGVLKQPNLTLELFPNHSESMESAKKLSPLVKAKRSSTGKSFPQLGPETKAFVVWVERFDDIENFPLTDLLAETSTGLEASMSNSTSCRSGLLEKDVPLIFIHPLKTGLFRIRLHGAVGKFGMVIPLVDGMVVSRRALGFLVRQTVINVCRRKRLESDLYNPPHVRRKQKITEIVQRYRNKQLEPEFYTSLFHEVGEGKPHL, from the exons ATGTACTCCGAGTGGCGCTCGTTGCAGTTGGTGGTGCAGAGTGACCAGGGCCACCTAAGTGTTTTGCACACCTATCCCCCAAGTGTGGGCACAGAGGTGGCAAATGCTGTGGTCAAACCTCTGGGCACAGCTGTAAGCCCAGTTGCCACAGAGAACATCCTCAAAACAGACAAAGAG GTGAAATGGACTATGGAGGTGCTCTGTTATGGTCTGACCCTCCCCTTAGAGGGGGACACTGTCAAGCTGTGTGTGGACGTGTACACAGACTGGATGATGGCCCTGGTGTCGCCTAGGGACTCGATGCCTCAGCCTGTGGTGAAGGAGCCCAACATGTATGTCCAGACTATTCTAAAGCATCTCTACAACGTCTTTGTACCAAG GCCTGAGCAGCATAGTCTGAACCACATCAGGCTTTGCCAGCAGGTTCTGACTGCAGTCCAGAAGCTGGCACGAGAGTCCGTTTCCATGGTGAGAGAGACCTGGGAGGTGCTGCTGCTCTTCCTTCTTCGCATCAATGACACCTTGCTCGCACCACCCACAGTTGGAG tGGGGGTAGCTGAGAAGCTGGCAGAGAAACTGATGGCAGTGTTGTTTGAGGTGTGGCTGCTGGCGTGTGCCCGCTGCTTTCCCACGCCGCCATATTGGAAGACAGCAAGGGAGATGCTGGCCAATTGGAGGCATCATCCTCCTGTTGTAGAGCAGTGGAGCAGAGTAGcctgtgctttgacctccag ACTCCTGCGGTTTACTCATGGACCGTCCTTCCCACCTTTTAAAGTTCCCGATGAGGATGCCAATTTGATTCCTTTAGAGATGGACAATGATTGCGTGGCCCAGGCGTGGTACCGCTTTCTACACATGCTCAG CAACCCAGTGGACCTGAGCAACCCCGCAGTAGTAAGCACCACTCCAAAGTTTCAGGAACAGTTTCTCAATTCGAGTGGCATACCCCATGAAGTGGTATTGCATCCATGTTTGAAACAACTACCCCAGATCTTCTTCAGGGCCATGAGGGGTGTCAGCTGCTTGGTGGATGCCTTCTTGG GTGTCTCTGTTGAAAAGAAAGCTGTACGGGAGAGGGTGTTCACTTTTTGTCCAGTGCCGCTCTCTCATG GCATATCACGTCCCAGGGCTGACAGTGCCCCGCCCACTCCAGTCAACAGAATTAGCATGTCGCCGCCGCCCTCAATCACCAACACCACACCTCCTCATAGCCGCAAGCAGCGCCACACAGTGGTCACCAAAACTACAAGCAAGAGTTCAGCT GGCAGTGGTGGTCAGCCAAACAAAACAtcgcagcagcaacagcagcagcagcagcagcagacttcGTCCTCCCCGACTCTTCTTTCCAGCCCCAACCAGAGCAGTTGGGAGTCTCGGCCCCTGCCAGCCCCAGCTCGACCGAAGGTCAACAGCATCCTCAACCTCTTTGGCCAGTGGCTTTTCGACGCTGCTCTCGTCCACTGTAAGCTCCACAGTGGCCTCAGCCGAGACCCCAGCATGACGG CCTCTTTTATCCAAATTCTCCTTTCTTATAAATCTT CGATAGCCACTCAAGTGTCCTTGGAGCTGAGGAGGAAGGGTTCCCAAATGTCCACTGACTCCATGGTGAATAACCCAATGTTTGATGCCAATGAGTTCCCAGAGAGCTATGAAGCAGGACGGGCTGAGGCCTGTGGGACTCTGTGTCGCATCTTCTGTAGCAAAAAAACTGGAGAGGAGATTCTACCAGTTTACCTGTCGAg GTTCTACATGGTCCTGATTCAGGGTCTGCAGATTTCTGATTTCATCTGTAGACCAGTTTTGGCTTCTATCATTCTCaactcttcctctctcttctgTACTGACCTAAAGGGCATCAATGTGGTGGTGCCCTACTTCATAGCTGCGCTGGAGACCATTGTGCCAGACAG GGAACTGTCCAAATTTAAGATGTATGTAAATCCTACTGATCTGAGGAGAGCCTCCATCAACATCCTGCTTGCTATGCTCCCACTGCCACATCACTTTGGCAACATCAAATCAGAG GTTCTGTTGGAGGGAAAATTCAACGAGGAAGATGGCTGGCCTCATGACCAGCCTGTGTCTTTCCTTTCACTGAGGCTGCGTCTTGTCAATGTCCTCATAGGAGCTCTGCAGACAGAGACTGACCCCACCAACACACAGCTCATACTGG GTGCAATGCTAAATATTGTTCAAGACTCAGCTTTATTAGAGTCCATAGGCGCCCAGACTGAAACA GGGAGCATAGATGGCAGCCACTCAACCCTGAGGAGTCAGGGTCACAGCCGTACCAACAGTGGCATCAGCTTCAACAGTGGAGGCAGCACGGAGGCCACCAGCCCAGACTCTGAACGCCCTGCACAGGCGCTTCTCCGTGACTATG CTCTTCCAGATACTGCGGCAGGCCTGCTGGTGCGCAGCATCCACCTGGTCACTCAGAGGCTCAACTCCCAGTGGAGACATGACATGAGCATTTCACTCGCTGCCCTGGAACTGCTGGCTGGACTGGCCAAG GTGAAGGTGGGGGTCGACTCTGCAGACCGTAAACGTGCTGTCAGCTCGATATGTGGTTACATTGTGTTCCAGTGTAGCCGTCCAGCTCCTCTTCAATCCAGAGACCTCCACTCCATGATTGTAGCTGCCTTccagtttctgtgtgtgtggctcACAGAACACCCTGACATGTTGGATGAGAAA GACTGTTTGGTTGAAGTTTTGGAAATTGTGGAGTTGGGAATCTCAGGCAGTAAGTCCCGTCAGGAGCAAGAAGTTCGACATAAAGGGGAGAAGGAGCACAACCCGGCTTCCATGAGAGTGAAGGATGCTGCTGAGGCAACTTTGTCCTG TATCATGCAGGTGTTGGGGGCCTTCCCGTCTCCCAGTGGGCCTGCGTCTACTTGCAGCTTGCTGAATGAAGATACTTTGATTCGCTATGCCAGACTCAGTGCCACAGGAGCCAGTAACTTCCGTTACTTTGTCCTGGAAAACTCTGTCATCCTTGCAATGCTGGAGCAACCTCTTGGCAATGAGCAAA ACCCCAGTCCTTCTGTGACAGTTTTGATCCGGGGAACGGCTGGTCGACATGCCTGGACCATGCAGCTCTTCCATCAACCGAGAGGGGCCAGGGCTAATCAGAGG GTGTTTGTTCCTGAAGGCCGTCCAACACCCAACAATGATGTGGGGATTAAGTACAATGTGAAACAGAGGCCCTTCCCTGAGGAGGTGGATAAGATCCCGCTTGTCAAAGCTGATGTCAGTATCCCTGACCTGGATGACATTGTTAGTAAGGAG CTGGAAGTTCAGCACGACAAGCTTCGTAATCTGATGACCAAGCAGATAGAGTATGAGAACGCCTTGGAGCGACACAGTGAGGAAATCTGGAAGTCCACTCCTTTTCCTGACCCACAGACAGACTGCAAACCCCCTCCACCCTCACAGGAGTTCCAGACAGCACGTCTCTTCCTCTCCCACTTTGGCTTCTTGTCTCTGGAGGCACTTAAG GAACCCAACAACAGTCGTCTACCTCCTCACCTGATTGCCCTGGAGTCATCCTTGCCAGGATTTTTTGATGACATCAGCTACCTGGATCTGCTTCCCTGCCGACCTTTTGACACGGTCTTTATTTTCTATGTGAAACCTGGACAGAAAAGCAGTCATGAG ATCCTAAGGAATGTAGAGTCTTCGGCCAGCGTCCAGCCCCACTTCTTGGAGTTCCTGTTATCCTTGGGTTGGCCTGTGGACGTGGGACGCCACCCAGGCTGGACAGGACACTTGGACACCAGCTGGTCTGTGAATTACTGCTCTGATAGCAATGATGTACAAGCAG agGAAGCGGGTACACCGGAGGACACTGGTGGTTCGGTGTTCAACGGAGAGAAGAAAGTTTTGTACTATGCTGATGCTCTGACAGAAATCGCCTTTGTGGTTCCTTCTCTAACAGAACACTCAG AGGAGTCTTCAGTGCACAGTGACTCCACGGTGGAGGCAGACACCAACTCAGAACTCATGCCCGGTGTGCTCAAACAACCCAATCTCACACTGGAACTGTTCCCCAACCATTCTGAAAGCATGGAGTCCGCTAAAAAG CTGAGTCCTTTAGTGAAGGCAAAGAGGTCATCGACTGGAAAATCCTTCCCCCAACTGGGGCCTGAAACAAAGGCGTTTGTGGTCTGGGTGGAGCGCTTTGATGATATTG agaaCTTCCCTTTGACCGACCTTTTAGCGGAAACCAGCACGGGCTTGGAAGCTAGCATGAGCAACAGCACTTCCTGCAG GTCGGGGTTACTAGAAAAAGACGTTCCTTTGATCTTCATCCACCCTCTGAAGACGGGACTCTTCAGGATCCGCTTGCATGGTGCTGTGGGTAAATTTGGCATGGTGATTCCTCTGGTGGATGGCATGGTGGTCAGCCGCAGAGCTCTTG GGTTCCTCGTGCGCCAAACGGTCATCAACGTATGCCGACGGAAGCGTCTGGAGAGCGACTTGTACAACCCTCCTCACGTGAGGCGGAAGCAGAAAATAACCGAAATTGTGCAGCGTTACCGCAACAAACAACTGGAGCCCGAGTTTTACACCTCGCTCTTCCATGAGGTGGGGGAGGGAAAGCCTCACCTCTAA
- the ralgapb gene encoding ral GTPase-activating protein subunit beta isoform X1, which yields MYSEWRSLQLVVQSDQGHLSVLHTYPPSVGTEVANAVVKPLGTAVSPVATENILKTDKEVKWTMEVLCYGLTLPLEGDTVKLCVDVYTDWMMALVSPRDSMPQPVVKEPNMYVQTILKHLYNVFVPRPEQHSLNHIRLCQQVLTAVQKLARESVSMVRETWEVLLLFLLRINDTLLAPPTVGVGVAEKLAEKLMAVLFEVWLLACARCFPTPPYWKTAREMLANWRHHPPVVEQWSRVACALTSRLLRFTHGPSFPPFKVPDEDANLIPLEMDNDCVAQAWYRFLHMLSNPVDLSNPAVVSTTPKFQEQFLNSSGIPHEVVLHPCLKQLPQIFFRAMRGVSCLVDAFLGVSVEKKAVRERVFTFCPVPLSHGISRPRADSAPPTPVNRISMSPPPSITNTTPPHSRKQRHTVVTKTTSKSSAGSGGQPNKTSQQQQQQQQQQTSSSPTLLSSPNQSSWESRPLPAPARPKVNSILNLFGQWLFDAALVHCKLHSGLSRDPSMTASFIQILLSYKSSIATQVSLELRRKGSQMSTDSMVNNPMFDANEFPESYEAGRAEACGTLCRIFCSKKTGEEILPVYLSRFYMVLIQGLQISDFICRPVLASIILNSSSLFCTDLKGINVVVPYFIAALETIVPDRELSKFKMYVNPTDLRRASINILLAMLPLPHHFGNIKSEVLLEGKFNEEDGWPHDQPVSFLSLRLRLVNVLIGALQTETDPTNTQLILGAMLNIVQDSALLESIGAQTETGSIDGSHSTLRSQGHSRTNSGISFNSGGSTEATSPDSERPAQALLRDYALPDTAAGLLVRSIHLVTQRLNSQWRHDMSISLAALELLAGLAKVKVGVDSADRKRAVSSICGYIVFQCSRPAPLQSRDLHSMIVAAFQFLCVWLTEHPDMLDEKDCLVEVLEIVELGISGSKSRQEQEVRHKGEKEHNPASMRVKDAAEATLSCIMQVLGAFPSPSGPASTCSLLNEDTLIRYARLSATGASNFRYFVLENSVILAMLEQPLGNEQNPSPSVTVLIRGTAGRHAWTMQLFHQPRGARANQRQVFVPEGRPTPNNDVGIKYNVKQRPFPEEVDKIPLVKADVSIPDLDDIVSKEVSCMGWEEDSRASDSLNRICPRLEVQHDKLRNLMTKQIEYENALERHSEEIWKSTPFPDPQTDCKPPPPSQEFQTARLFLSHFGFLSLEALKEPNNSRLPPHLIALESSLPGFFDDISYLDLLPCRPFDTVFIFYVKPGQKSSHEILRNVESSASVQPHFLEFLLSLGWPVDVGRHPGWTGHLDTSWSVNYCSDSNDVQAEEAGTPEDTGGSVFNGEKKVLYYADALTEIAFVVPSLTEHSEESSVHSDSTVEADTNSELMPGVLKQPNLTLELFPNHSESMESAKKLSPLVKAKRSSTGKSFPQLGPETKAFVVWVERFDDIENFPLTDLLAETSTGLEASMSNSTSCRSGLLEKDVPLIFIHPLKTGLFRIRLHGAVGKFGMVIPLVDGMVVSRRALGFLVRQTVINVCRRKRLESDLYNPPHVRRKQKITEIVQRYRNKQLEPEFYTSLFHEVGEGKPHL from the exons ATGTACTCCGAGTGGCGCTCGTTGCAGTTGGTGGTGCAGAGTGACCAGGGCCACCTAAGTGTTTTGCACACCTATCCCCCAAGTGTGGGCACAGAGGTGGCAAATGCTGTGGTCAAACCTCTGGGCACAGCTGTAAGCCCAGTTGCCACAGAGAACATCCTCAAAACAGACAAAGAG GTGAAATGGACTATGGAGGTGCTCTGTTATGGTCTGACCCTCCCCTTAGAGGGGGACACTGTCAAGCTGTGTGTGGACGTGTACACAGACTGGATGATGGCCCTGGTGTCGCCTAGGGACTCGATGCCTCAGCCTGTGGTGAAGGAGCCCAACATGTATGTCCAGACTATTCTAAAGCATCTCTACAACGTCTTTGTACCAAG GCCTGAGCAGCATAGTCTGAACCACATCAGGCTTTGCCAGCAGGTTCTGACTGCAGTCCAGAAGCTGGCACGAGAGTCCGTTTCCATGGTGAGAGAGACCTGGGAGGTGCTGCTGCTCTTCCTTCTTCGCATCAATGACACCTTGCTCGCACCACCCACAGTTGGAG tGGGGGTAGCTGAGAAGCTGGCAGAGAAACTGATGGCAGTGTTGTTTGAGGTGTGGCTGCTGGCGTGTGCCCGCTGCTTTCCCACGCCGCCATATTGGAAGACAGCAAGGGAGATGCTGGCCAATTGGAGGCATCATCCTCCTGTTGTAGAGCAGTGGAGCAGAGTAGcctgtgctttgacctccag ACTCCTGCGGTTTACTCATGGACCGTCCTTCCCACCTTTTAAAGTTCCCGATGAGGATGCCAATTTGATTCCTTTAGAGATGGACAATGATTGCGTGGCCCAGGCGTGGTACCGCTTTCTACACATGCTCAG CAACCCAGTGGACCTGAGCAACCCCGCAGTAGTAAGCACCACTCCAAAGTTTCAGGAACAGTTTCTCAATTCGAGTGGCATACCCCATGAAGTGGTATTGCATCCATGTTTGAAACAACTACCCCAGATCTTCTTCAGGGCCATGAGGGGTGTCAGCTGCTTGGTGGATGCCTTCTTGG GTGTCTCTGTTGAAAAGAAAGCTGTACGGGAGAGGGTGTTCACTTTTTGTCCAGTGCCGCTCTCTCATG GCATATCACGTCCCAGGGCTGACAGTGCCCCGCCCACTCCAGTCAACAGAATTAGCATGTCGCCGCCGCCCTCAATCACCAACACCACACCTCCTCATAGCCGCAAGCAGCGCCACACAGTGGTCACCAAAACTACAAGCAAGAGTTCAGCT GGCAGTGGTGGTCAGCCAAACAAAACAtcgcagcagcaacagcagcagcagcagcagcagacttcGTCCTCCCCGACTCTTCTTTCCAGCCCCAACCAGAGCAGTTGGGAGTCTCGGCCCCTGCCAGCCCCAGCTCGACCGAAGGTCAACAGCATCCTCAACCTCTTTGGCCAGTGGCTTTTCGACGCTGCTCTCGTCCACTGTAAGCTCCACAGTGGCCTCAGCCGAGACCCCAGCATGACGG CCTCTTTTATCCAAATTCTCCTTTCTTATAAATCTT CGATAGCCACTCAAGTGTCCTTGGAGCTGAGGAGGAAGGGTTCCCAAATGTCCACTGACTCCATGGTGAATAACCCAATGTTTGATGCCAATGAGTTCCCAGAGAGCTATGAAGCAGGACGGGCTGAGGCCTGTGGGACTCTGTGTCGCATCTTCTGTAGCAAAAAAACTGGAGAGGAGATTCTACCAGTTTACCTGTCGAg GTTCTACATGGTCCTGATTCAGGGTCTGCAGATTTCTGATTTCATCTGTAGACCAGTTTTGGCTTCTATCATTCTCaactcttcctctctcttctgTACTGACCTAAAGGGCATCAATGTGGTGGTGCCCTACTTCATAGCTGCGCTGGAGACCATTGTGCCAGACAG GGAACTGTCCAAATTTAAGATGTATGTAAATCCTACTGATCTGAGGAGAGCCTCCATCAACATCCTGCTTGCTATGCTCCCACTGCCACATCACTTTGGCAACATCAAATCAGAG GTTCTGTTGGAGGGAAAATTCAACGAGGAAGATGGCTGGCCTCATGACCAGCCTGTGTCTTTCCTTTCACTGAGGCTGCGTCTTGTCAATGTCCTCATAGGAGCTCTGCAGACAGAGACTGACCCCACCAACACACAGCTCATACTGG GTGCAATGCTAAATATTGTTCAAGACTCAGCTTTATTAGAGTCCATAGGCGCCCAGACTGAAACA GGGAGCATAGATGGCAGCCACTCAACCCTGAGGAGTCAGGGTCACAGCCGTACCAACAGTGGCATCAGCTTCAACAGTGGAGGCAGCACGGAGGCCACCAGCCCAGACTCTGAACGCCCTGCACAGGCGCTTCTCCGTGACTATG CTCTTCCAGATACTGCGGCAGGCCTGCTGGTGCGCAGCATCCACCTGGTCACTCAGAGGCTCAACTCCCAGTGGAGACATGACATGAGCATTTCACTCGCTGCCCTGGAACTGCTGGCTGGACTGGCCAAG GTGAAGGTGGGGGTCGACTCTGCAGACCGTAAACGTGCTGTCAGCTCGATATGTGGTTACATTGTGTTCCAGTGTAGCCGTCCAGCTCCTCTTCAATCCAGAGACCTCCACTCCATGATTGTAGCTGCCTTccagtttctgtgtgtgtggctcACAGAACACCCTGACATGTTGGATGAGAAA GACTGTTTGGTTGAAGTTTTGGAAATTGTGGAGTTGGGAATCTCAGGCAGTAAGTCCCGTCAGGAGCAAGAAGTTCGACATAAAGGGGAGAAGGAGCACAACCCGGCTTCCATGAGAGTGAAGGATGCTGCTGAGGCAACTTTGTCCTG TATCATGCAGGTGTTGGGGGCCTTCCCGTCTCCCAGTGGGCCTGCGTCTACTTGCAGCTTGCTGAATGAAGATACTTTGATTCGCTATGCCAGACTCAGTGCCACAGGAGCCAGTAACTTCCGTTACTTTGTCCTGGAAAACTCTGTCATCCTTGCAATGCTGGAGCAACCTCTTGGCAATGAGCAAA ACCCCAGTCCTTCTGTGACAGTTTTGATCCGGGGAACGGCTGGTCGACATGCCTGGACCATGCAGCTCTTCCATCAACCGAGAGGGGCCAGGGCTAATCAGAGG CAGGTGTTTGTTCCTGAAGGCCGTCCAACACCCAACAATGATGTGGGGATTAAGTACAATGTGAAACAGAGGCCCTTCCCTGAGGAGGTGGATAAGATCCCGCTTGTCAAAGCTGATGTCAGTATCCCTGACCTGGATGACATTGTTAGTAAGGAG GTGTCTTGTATGGGCTGGGAGGAAGATTCGAGAGCTTCAGATTCACTGAACAGAATTTGCCCTCGT CTGGAAGTTCAGCACGACAAGCTTCGTAATCTGATGACCAAGCAGATAGAGTATGAGAACGCCTTGGAGCGACACAGTGAGGAAATCTGGAAGTCCACTCCTTTTCCTGACCCACAGACAGACTGCAAACCCCCTCCACCCTCACAGGAGTTCCAGACAGCACGTCTCTTCCTCTCCCACTTTGGCTTCTTGTCTCTGGAGGCACTTAAG GAACCCAACAACAGTCGTCTACCTCCTCACCTGATTGCCCTGGAGTCATCCTTGCCAGGATTTTTTGATGACATCAGCTACCTGGATCTGCTTCCCTGCCGACCTTTTGACACGGTCTTTATTTTCTATGTGAAACCTGGACAGAAAAGCAGTCATGAG ATCCTAAGGAATGTAGAGTCTTCGGCCAGCGTCCAGCCCCACTTCTTGGAGTTCCTGTTATCCTTGGGTTGGCCTGTGGACGTGGGACGCCACCCAGGCTGGACAGGACACTTGGACACCAGCTGGTCTGTGAATTACTGCTCTGATAGCAATGATGTACAAGCAG agGAAGCGGGTACACCGGAGGACACTGGTGGTTCGGTGTTCAACGGAGAGAAGAAAGTTTTGTACTATGCTGATGCTCTGACAGAAATCGCCTTTGTGGTTCCTTCTCTAACAGAACACTCAG AGGAGTCTTCAGTGCACAGTGACTCCACGGTGGAGGCAGACACCAACTCAGAACTCATGCCCGGTGTGCTCAAACAACCCAATCTCACACTGGAACTGTTCCCCAACCATTCTGAAAGCATGGAGTCCGCTAAAAAG CTGAGTCCTTTAGTGAAGGCAAAGAGGTCATCGACTGGAAAATCCTTCCCCCAACTGGGGCCTGAAACAAAGGCGTTTGTGGTCTGGGTGGAGCGCTTTGATGATATTG agaaCTTCCCTTTGACCGACCTTTTAGCGGAAACCAGCACGGGCTTGGAAGCTAGCATGAGCAACAGCACTTCCTGCAG GTCGGGGTTACTAGAAAAAGACGTTCCTTTGATCTTCATCCACCCTCTGAAGACGGGACTCTTCAGGATCCGCTTGCATGGTGCTGTGGGTAAATTTGGCATGGTGATTCCTCTGGTGGATGGCATGGTGGTCAGCCGCAGAGCTCTTG GGTTCCTCGTGCGCCAAACGGTCATCAACGTATGCCGACGGAAGCGTCTGGAGAGCGACTTGTACAACCCTCCTCACGTGAGGCGGAAGCAGAAAATAACCGAAATTGTGCAGCGTTACCGCAACAAACAACTGGAGCCCGAGTTTTACACCTCGCTCTTCCATGAGGTGGGGGAGGGAAAGCCTCACCTCTAA